The region GAGAAGCTTCCGCGTATGTGCCACCTACATCCGCTGCTTTTACCATATAGCTTTGCTGAAACCACATCAGCTGTAAACCTACAGCCGCAACCATACAGCCAACCAAAACGAGCCAGCCAATAATTTGGCGGCGAACACTTCGAATATTGTCGAGCCTTTTGATAATAAACTTATGGGCATGACGTGTCGTCGCGCCCTCGGCTTTTTTCATGCGCTTCGACATTTTTTTACTATCAAAATTCAACTTTTGAAATTGTCGCCACCCACGTTCACGTTGTTCGTCTGCCACGCTGCGTATGCCCCCTATAGCTTAAAGGCTGGTAGTAGAAGTCCAACCAAAATTGAAAGGACAAAAACAACCGACATAACGATAGTTGCTTCGAATAAGTTCTTATCAAGACCGCGTCGTGTTGTATAAAGTTCGCCCGAACTACCAAATCCAGCACCTAAGCTTGCGCCACGTTGCTGTAATAAAATAGCAAGCAGCATTAAAATAGCCGATCCGATGGTCACAACTTGTAAAATGCTATCAATATTCATTATCTTTTCTCCTGCTGATGCGCGTACTGTAAATCTAATGCGCTGCTTACTATATAGTTTACCAGACTAAGGACTATTCCCGTAAGAACCGAGTTCCAGAACATCATATTCAGACCAGGGGCAAGTTTGATAGAAACGTACACCATAAGGCCATTGACGACAATAGTAAAAAGTCCGAGTGTCAAAAGAATTGCAGGTAACGATAAGATGATGACAATCGGCCGAAGAATACTGTTAATAACGGAGAAGATAAGTCCAGCGCCCAAAAATACCCAGGCGTTAGCGGTCAAATCCGCATCACTGTACCCAGTACCGAAAATACGGACAGCAATCCATAATCCAATTGAATTCAATATCCATCGGACGATAAATACAAAAAATTGTCGTTTCATAAGCTAATTCCACTATACGGATATTTTAAAGATCTGTCGAGAGTCGGGCAGTTAAATTAGTATGGCCTTTGCCTGTAACCAAAATATCGTCCTCGATCCGCACGCCAATTCCTTCTTCGGGAATATAAATGCCTGGTTCTACCGTGAGTACCATACCTGGACGAAGGTATTTTGGCTGCCCTAGACTGTCGTGTACGTCAATTCCCAGACCATGGCTCACGGCATGAGGAAAGTATTTCCGGTAATTCTTTTCGTCGTCGCGACTTTTCATGAGCGCTAAACTAAGTAAAGCATCCGTCATAATAGCGTCAACTTTTTGTTGGTACTCTTCAACTAAAAGGTCCGGCTTAATAAGTCGAATGATCTTTTGCTGAGCCGCTTGAACAGCTTGGTGTACTGCCATCTGCCGTTTTGTTGGTTCGCCAAGTGCATAGGTACGGGTAATATCAGCCGCATACCCTGACATCCTTGCTCCTATATCCAGCAGTAACAGACTACGTTTTTTAAGCCTGGAATTATTATCAATATAATGAAGCGTGCAGGCATTGCTGCCAAACGCAACTATTGGATCGTACGCATGCCCAGCGGCACCTTGTTTTTTGAATACGTAGCTAAATTCAGCTTCTACCTCATATTCGTACGTGAATTGATCCAAATTATTCCTGACGTTTTCGAACGCGCTGATAGTCAGATTAATAGCCTGCTTCATGGCCGCGATTTCTTCTGGCTGTTTGATCGCGCGTAGGCTCGCAAGCTCTTTACGACAGTCAGATACCGAATTAAATGTCCGCTCTAACAGTTCATGCAGTTTTTTAGCAGCGGGATTAAGCGTGAAATCCAAATATTCCGCATACGGCTGCTCTCCTATCGTATGAACGACACTGTGTTTTTTAGCAAGCGTACGCAACATCATGAGCGCGTCATCACGGGAAATGACTGCGTCAACCCCGCTCGCCTTAATGGCATCTTCGACCGACAGGCTTCCATCAAAAATTACCCTGCTGTCACTCAAAGACGGGGCGACAAGCCAACTTTTGCCTCTAGTTCCATCAATTATCACCCACCAGTCAGGAACTTCAATACCCGTAAGCCACCAAAAGTTCGCCTCTTGCTCGAATTTGAATGCCGTATCATTGCCACGTTGCATACCCGCATATGCCGAGGCGACAATCAATCCGCCTTTTAATTGACTCGCTATCGAATCTCGGTTAGCCTTGAAAAAATCAGTCGTCATAATACCAGTATAATCTAACAGATGCCTGCTTGAGGTTCTCTTCCCGTTGCAGCCGTATCTATATGATACTTTACCGTACTGTCAGCAGTACTTACCGCATCTACGCAATAATTTGCCGAATTCCCCGAATCATACGTTACGGTCACATTGTCGCTGGACGTAAAAGTTGACGGGATACTCGTTGGATAGCCGTTATTAAAATTACGCGCCGCTTCCATAGCGCCAGATAAACTCCTAAGATCACTTTTTACTTCAGTTTCAGCTGTCGATTTACGCCAGTTCCCTACGGAAACAATCACAACGGTGACGAGTATCGCGATCACCGAAATAATGACGATGATCTCGACAAGTGTAAAACCTTTGTTTTTATGCATAGTGCCCACGAGGCGACTATAGCATAGGCATTATGAGGATGGCAAATACTTCGAAAGCAGTTTCGCCTTGGCCGAACCTATTGCTTCGGATAACTGTTCGGGGGTTGCACTTTGAACCGCCCGCAAGCTTCCGAATGTACGAATAAGCTTTTTACGTGTCGCCGGTCCAATACCAGGAATTTCTTCTAGGCTACTCGCCGTTTGTTTTTGCCTTTTTAATACCGTGTGGTAACTAACGGCAAAGCGATGGGACTCGTCGCGAATGCGTTGGAATAATTTCGTTACATCATTATACGTAGAATATAACGGTGCGCCGCGCAGGTTTTTAGAATGCGACGAGGCATTCAACTGCCCGGCATGAAGGTTCACGATATAATATTCGCCAGACGGCATGACCGTAACTCCCGGAATAGGTTCTTTCATTAGTTCAGAGAGCTTCTTGTTATCAATGTTGGAGCGGCTTCCGTGAACTATCACTTCCTCTTCCCGTTTGGCTATGCTGATCGTAGGAATATTCAGCTGTCGTTCCTCGAGTGCTCGAAGTGCGGCATCAAGCTGGCCCTTTCCGCCGTCGATTAAAATGAGATCTGGCGTACCCCATGCTTTTATATTCTTTTCACTGGTTCGCCTTAGCAGCGTTTCGTACATATTATAGTAATCATCGTTTTGTTCGATACGCGTTTTAAATTTGCGATAATTCGCACGGTCGCTGACCCCGTTAGAAAATACCACCATACTGGCAACGACGTTCGTGCCACCCATGTGTGAAATATCGTATCCTTCTATGCGAGCGGGCGTTTTTTTGAGGCCCAAAAGATCACGTAGATCCGAAAGCGCTTTATCCTTGCTGATATTTAAGAATTCTTTGTCGCCAAACATAATACGACGCTGCAATTCACGCAGATTATTTATTTTATTGCGGAGGATAGCCGCGTTTTCAAAATCATGTAATTTGGCCGCGATATGCATTTCTTTTTCAAGTTCGCTTACAAGCGCTTTTCGTCCACCTTGAAAATAACGTATTAGACGGCGGAGGGATTCTTTATATTCACTGCTCGGTACATTAGGATGAGGGCTAAGCCCAATGTGCACGTCAAGGTCAGGCCGGGTATTTTCGTTTGGTACTTTCGTGTAGTACGGGAAAACTTTACGAAGATAGCGAAGCGCTTTTTTGACTGCGTAGCCGTTATAATACGGACCGAAATATTCTGCGCCATCGTCAGCTGGGTTGCGGGTAAATTCAACATGCGGCCATTCGCTTTTCATATCAATCCGCACAAACGTTTGAGATTTATCGTCGCGAAGCAAAATGTTATAGCGGGGCATATAGCGCTTGACCATTTCGCTTTCAAGAAATAACGCGTCGATTTCGCTTTCCGTCTCAGTCCAATCGGTATCATGAATTTCAGCTACCAGCGCGCGAGTTTTCACATCCATATCACGAGTATTTTGAAAATACTGTTTCACCCGATTCTTTAAAACAGCCGCCTTGCCAACATAAATGATCTCGCCGTCTGCCGATTTATGAAAATAAACACCCGGGCTTCGCGGGAGAGTTTTCAGCTTAGATTCGAGCTTCGCATTCATCACTTTAATTATACTCTATGTATTATGTTATCGTTGCCAAAAATAGAGTTATAGTATATGATTATATTCTGCAATCCCATCCAGAAAGTGAAGAGGGCGAGATTCGACATGCAATTTACCGACCATACCGTGGCCTTGGAGAAAAAGCTCGGGGACTGGAAAGAGGAGTACGAAGGGACACTCAAAGATTTGGGTGGCCCAGTCTGGGAGCATGTAGGCGAGAAGGGCTACCACCAGAATGCAAAATGGATCTTCTGTCTCCACGCGGAGACCTGGCTACAGGCGCTAGAGAGACTCGGTGACCTGCAGCTGCGGAAGCATGTCATCTACTTGATCTTGTCGTGTGCGAAAGACATCGCTCACCCCTACATCGATCAGGCATGGGATCTTCTAGATGCCACCTTCGGGGATCGTCACCCAGAGATTGACGGGTCGGAGACTGACGAGAAGGATATCCCGAAGCCCGACCTGAAGAAGCGGCTGCACGCCGAGCTGGTGATTACAGTGAGGAGCGATGTCGCCGACGGCAAGCCAGGTGCGGCGGAGTACGCCAACATGTGCAAGCAGGTCGGCGTAAGCCTCAGCGACAAGCCAACAGCCTGACGATGGAAATGCAGGACGACAGGGTGAGGCCGAAGGCCTCACCCTGTCGTCAGCGGAACACCTACACTCTAAACGAGTGTTTTATTTTTACCCTGATATTTTCAAGTCCAAGTTATAATAAACTAAGTGAAACCTTCCTCTTTTGAACGTCCTCCAAATAACCCTTATAGTTTAGATGCCGAGCCGACGGAAGAGCCTTTAGATACCCCCAAGAAAAAAGATGATAAAAAAGAGAAAGACAGTAAAGACAAACCTGATAAAAAACACGTTGACGAAGAGGAGCGAAAAAAAGAGAAAAAGCAAGAAGATGAGAAAAACAAAAAGGCTGCTCAAAAACCTGAAAAAGTAACGACGGAAGACGAAGAAGCGCTTGAGGAAAAGAAACAGAAACGACAATCACTAGTCGAACGCTCTTTCCGTTACAAAAAACGTTATGAGGAAATGCCAATTCCTCATAATCCTTGGGTAATTGCGCGTTTGATGGTTGCCGAACATATCTTGGCAATTCATGAACAAATTGAGCAACCTCCTGTTGACGCTTCGCCCCTGGACGAGCTTCGGCTGCTTGCAACTCTTGACTATATGGGCAGTATTGCCGATGCCCTGGAAAGTCCCGAGGCCGATTCACCATCCGAGATAAAAGAAACGTGCGAAACACTCATCCAGCTTGCTGAAGAGACGCTCCAGGAGGGCGACGAAAATATTGCCGACGTACTTATAGATACCAATACCGATTCAGCGCAAATGTCTAATGAAGATATCCTGAAAGCACCCGAACAGAACCTTTCTGCTAATAACGCACTCCCGGTTTCGGGCGCGGCACTTATAGCCGTCCTTATTCATGCCCGTCAGCAGACACACCAAGCCACCGTATTGTCCGGCCCTACTCCGTATGTCACTCCCTCATCACCCCATTCCTCAGGAGGCCGTGTTGATAGTAACAGCACCGCTGGTGGGCCAACAACGATGCACCCAGTACCCCGGGACGAACGACCGGCTGCCGCGTCTCCGCCTCATGTTTCTCGTAGAGATTCACCCCTTGTAGCGCCCGAGCGTCACTCGTCACCTTCAGAAACACCCCTAGATCCTATAATTCCACGCTCTAGAGCCGAGACTCATCCTACGAGTTCAAGACGATCCACCGAACCTCTTGCCGCTTTCGCCGTTGCGACTACTCTTGTCGCTCCTCGCGCCGATAGACACCCTGTCGTCAAAAATGAATACACTCCGCACTCGACGCCTCGAGCTCACAGCAATCTATATGAGTCCCCGGCAACCAGCCATACGCCAACTCGTTCTGTTCATTCACCCGAAACCTCTCATGCAAATACCAATCACCAGACTCATAATTCATTCGCGCCTACCTCTCAGGCAGCTCATTCAATACCGCATCCTGAAACAAGCAGTCAAGCTCACTCCCCCGACTTGCAACATACTAACGAGTCCGTTTCACATGCCTCTCACAAAATCGAACACCTCCCACTTGCTTCACTTCTCGCTATGGCAGAGACGGTATCCATTGGACACGGACAACGTCTTCGAAACGCCTATGAAAAAGGAGCAATCGACAAAGATGGACTGGTTAAAATCCTTAAGTCGCATTCTAAACACCACGACTTCATACAGGAGTACAAACAACAGGTCGTAAAGCGTCGTAATTTAATTCAATCCTCACCCGAATTTCTTAGTTCTTCCGTGCCCAAAAATGACGCTAGTACACGAACGGCAGACAACACGGTATCCGAGTCACCTGTCACACCGTATGATTTTCAGCCTGATAAAAATACGGGAGACTTTGCCCCTACTTCTGATTTGCCTCAGACTCAGAAACAACCCGCTTCTATTGATCCGTTTGATACTCCCGACGAAAAAATTGCCCATCCGGCGTGGCTTGTTCCAGTCCTGCTTGGCATCCTTATTATAGTTGTTGGCACCCTGTTGGCGTTTCTTATCTTGCAATAAATACTTGCAAACGACAAATAGAGTTCTACAATAGGATAAGAATAAGCGAGGGAACTATGGACACTATTATTGAAACTAAAGGTCTGACAAAACGCTACGCTGACAAAGCCGCACTCGACAATCTAGATATTACCGTCCATAAAGGCGAAGTCCTAGGGTATCTTGGCCCAAATGGCGCTGGTAAAACAACGACGATTCGCTTGCTTCTTGGGCTTATCAAGCCATCCGCAGGCCTGGCAACAATCGGTGGTCAGAGTGTGTGGCATAATCCGGCAGAGCTGCATAAAGATATCGCCTATGTACCTGGTGAAACAAGCTACTGGCCAAATATGACAGGTAAAGAGACTCTTCATTTCCTTGCTAATCTTCATGGCGTCATCGATCACGAATACCAGGAAGAACTCATTACAAAGTTCGATTTCGATCCAAATAAAAAAGTGCGCGCCTACTCAAAAGGAAACCGTCAAAAGATTGCACTTATCGCCGCCCTAGCGACACGCGCAGAACTGCTAATTTTCGACGAACCGACCAGTGGCCTCGACCCGGTCATGGCAAAAGTATTCCGCGATGAAGTGCGGACAGCCAAGGCAAACGGGCAAACGGTCTTTTTGTCATCGCACATGCTCGAAGAAGTCGAAGAACTATGCGACCGCGTGGCCGTCCTCCGTGATGGTAGGTTGGTCGAACTAGGAACACTCGAGGAGCTACGCCATCTTTCGGCTTTAACCGTTGAAGCAACATTCTCTAGTACTCCTCCAGATGTGACAAAAATTAAAAATGTCACCAACGTGGAAGTCCATGATAAATATTTACGCTGTAACGTGCATGGGGCAATCGACGAGTTGTTGCAGGTTCTCGCAAAAGCAAAACCCGTTACCTTACTCAGTCGCAAACCTTCCCTAGAAGAACTTTTTTTAGCGCTATATGATGGTGAAGAGCATGGGAACTAACCTTTCGCCTACTGCAGCCCTCCGTCGATTCGGCTTTTCTCGAACAATAAAGGGCGCGCTTATTTTAGGATTTATCATAGGTCTTTTCGTCACAGGACAAGGTCTTGGATACGCCGAGACATTTACGGACGAAAAGTCGCGCACCGACCTAGCCACCTCGCTTTCCGGAGCACCGGCTCTTGGAATTCTTTATGGAGAGCCTAAAGATATTCTGTCTACGGCGGGCTACATGGTATATCGCACAACGCCTATTATGGGGCTCATTACTGCGATATGGGGGCTCATGACCGTTACGAAGCTGCTTCGAGGCCAAGAAGAAGATGGGCGCATGGAAGCAATTGTCACTGGTAGTACGACAAACCGTCAAGCATCGTGGCATATATTCATGGGGTTCATTGGATCAATAGTACTCAGCTTCACTATTGCGGCACTCATCATTGTCGGTGTTGGTCGTATGCCGAATGTTGATGCGTCAGTCTATGCGTGCCTACTGATTACTGCCGCAATTTTTTTGCCTGGTCTTCTTTTTGCTGGAATTGGCGTTTTCGTCAGTCAATTTTCGGTTATGCGTCGCCGCGCCTTAATGTACGGTCTGATTCCACTGGCTATTCTGTTCGCGATGCGCGGTTTTGCAAATACCATAGAAGATTGGTACTGGCTGAAGCGGTTCACGCCATTTGGCTGGGCCGATAAAATTAGTCCTGTGAGCGATACGCAGCTTGTATGGATACTGCCATTTCTTCTTGTAATTCCTATTGTTGCAATTGGTATATACTTAGTCGGAAAGCGTGATCTGGGCGCAAGCCTCATCAAAGAATCCGAAACCGTGAAGTCGCATAATTTCTTACTCGGCTCTCCCCTGCAGATGGCCGTCCGACAACAAATAGGGATCTTCGCGATATGGGCAGTATCTGGCTTATTCGTTAGCTCACTTATCGCAGCGATTGCTAATATTGCCGCGAATGCTGTTGTTGACGCCCCCGAGATTAAGGATGTAATTGGAAAACTTGGTGGTTCCGTTGATGATATGGCACTCGCCTTTTTAGGTACGGGGATAATCCTTGTCGTTCTTTTACTCCTTCTTATGGTAACTGTTGGCATTACCGCAATTCGAAAAGACGAAGCAAAACAATACCTTGATAATCTTCTCGTGCAGCCAGTGATGCGAAGTAAATGGCTCGCGAGTAGAATAGGCGTCCTGGCTATCGCCTCAGTAGTCATTGCGCTCATCACCGAGTTAGCAACCTTTTTAATTGCCAACTCTTTAGGTATTCATGTTGATGCTGCTGATTTATTCCTGGTAAGCATCGCGCTGACCGGAACAGTCATCTTTACCCTGGGGCTAGGAACTCTCATGTACGGATTCTTGCCAAGATTTGCCGCTACTACGATGTATACCGTCATAGCTTGGTCATTTTTAGTGGATGTCATCCAGTCGATCGTGAAGCTAGATGATATCGTGCTTAAAAGTTCTCTTTTCCATTATATTTCCCCTTCGCTCACCGAAACACCTGACTGGGCGACATTCGCGTGGCTCGTAAGCTTGGGTATAGTCATGGCAATCGTAGGAATATTTGCTTTTACCCGTCGAGATATTATCGCAGAGTAAAAATTAGTTCTTGATTTCGACACCTGCCATAATGACATCGCCTGTCACATACAAAACAGGTGCTCCTTTTGAAGTTTCGGGGTTGGTTTTGTTCTCGATGCCTCCAAGTATACACGAAGCTTTTGTTTTAACGACGATATCTGACGGCACGATGAGTTCGACTCCGCCCCAGAATGCAAACACGTTCAATGTTGCCTGTTCTTTGATTTTAACCCCTCGAAGATCAATTTTAATACCGCCCATAATTGCCGTCGCTTGACCACCTAAGTAATTTTCAGAGTTATTCCTGTGATCAATTCCACCCAGGATAGCCGAGACATCATCACTTTTTTCTTTACTTACACGCTTCGCCGAGCCCGCCCGGTTAAAGATAATGGAAAGTCCAATGATTACAATGACCGCTGGCCAAAATAACTGAAATATATTAACCGTTACGATATCAAGTTCACGCAGCTGTAATGCGACGCCAACACCACTTATTAGTAGCGCCCATAAATAATTCTTAGTGTCATTAATAAACATTAAAATGCCCACGCCTATAATAATTGCCGGCCATCCATTTCTAGCAATTTCATCAAAGCCCGCTACGTCCAAATTAGCAAGTAAAAGAACGACTCCTATTACAATAATTCCAAGCCCTGCGGTAAAACGTGTAATTTGTGATTTCATGTCTTTATATTACTATAAATAGAATACTTACGGGAATCAAGCCGAAGCTGTCGCGCCAAGTTTTGCGTTTTGACGGCACTGTTCGGTATGAAAAAGAAGATCAGGGTTTTGCTTGCAGTTCTCACAGATAAGCACTAGGTCATTACAGTTTGCCCATGCGCAGTTTTCATAATTACTCGTCGAACCTTCACAGTGACTACAGACACCAATCGTCTTTGCGTGATCGCTAAATTCAACTTTCATACGATCGTCGAATACTCGTAAACTACCTTCCCATAGCCCATCATCCGCATAAGCTTCGCCATATTTCACAATACCACCGTCGATTTGATAGACTTCTTCAAAACCTCGGTTTTTCATCAGGCTGGAAAGAATTTCGCAGCGAATACCCCCCGTACAATACGTGACAATTGGTTTATCCTTAAGGTCGTCATACTTTCCACTTTCAAGTTCACGAATAAAATCGCGTGATGTGCGGGTATCAGGTACGACTGCATTTTTAAATTTGCCGATCGCTGCTTCGTGAGCGTTCCGTCCGTCAAAAAAGACGACATCATCACCACGTTCTTCAACAAGCCTGTTTACTTCTTTGGGCTTTAAATGCTTGCCGCCGCCGACAACGCCATGTTCATCGACTTTTAGTTCATCTGCCGCATCGAATGCGACGATCTCGTCGCGCACTTTTACGCTCATACGAGGAAAATCTTCACGACCACCTTCACTCCATTTAAAGGTTGTCCCTTTAAAACCGGGAAATTCTTTGGTCGCTTTGATGTACGCCTTAAGATCATCAATGTCGCCACCAACCGTACCATTAAGCCCATGTTTAGAAATGAGAATGCGTCCCTTAAGGTTTAAGCTACCTGCCAAAGTCTTTTGCCACAACTTTAAAGTAACCGGATCGGCAATTGGCGTAAATTTATAATAGAGCAAAATCTTTTGCATATAGAGATATTATACTATATAATTGTCGTTACTATGATTACTCGTCTGTAATCCTCTACTCGCGTACGATCGGACGACCGGTCCAATAGCGAAAACCAACAACATCATCAAATTTGCAGAAAGGATCTCCCTTGCAAAGCTCTATTATTCGTTTGTTCTGGAAAAGTGCCTGGCATTATCCTATTAGAACAGCTATTGCCCTTGTTAACCCTATTATTACCGTAACGATAGGGGCGTTTATTGGACCATATCTTATATCAATCCTTCTTGAGAAATTGCAAACAGGTACGTTGACCCTTGAGGCTAGCTTACCTTTTATAGTCCTCTATGCCCTGACGCAAATTTACGGTGAAGTTATCGGCTGGCGCATTACGCTTTTAGCCGCTTGGACCATGGAAATAAATACTCACCGTGACCTTTACGCCCGAATCTTTCGTCACCTTGCCGAACAAAGCCTTGCGTTTCATGCGAATCGGTTCGGCGGTTCGTTAGTAAGCCAAACATCCAAATTCACAGGGGCATTTGAAAAGTTCTGGGACACCCTTATATTTCAAATGATGCCGGTCATTACCAGCATTGTTGCAGCCATTATCATCCTTGGCTTCTTTTTCTGGCAATATGCGGTCTTCCTCGGAGTCATGTCGATCATTTTTGCTATATTCGTGTTTTATACTTCACGCTCCATGGCCGCTCTAAATACGCGTGAAGCGCAGGCTAGTACGGCAATGACCGGACGTATAGCAGATATAATCACCAATGTAATGGCCGTCAAATCACACGGGCACGAAGATCGAGAAGGCAACAACGCATACGACCTTGCGTCAAAATGGCGCGAACGGTCCCGCGATACGTTGATGGGCTTCTTAAAGGCCAGTACCGGATACTCGACAATGATCGTGATCATTAATACAGTTGCTCTTGTGGCAGCAATTTGGGCAAGCGAGAACCATCTTGTCTCTATCGCCACAGTCTATCTAGCAATTACGTATACCTTTACGGTTGCCCGTCAATTATGGGAAATGAATAGTATTATGCGTAACTATAATCGCATAATGGGCGACGCCCACGACATGGCAGAGATCTTAACGATTAAACCTTCAGTAGCCGATAATGGCGGTGAAATTCTAGCAGCTAAAAAAGGTCAGATTGATTTTAAGAACGTAACATTTACCCATGATGAGGGCGAGGGTAATACTCTTTTCAATGACTTCTCGCTTACAATTCGTGCAGGTGAAAAAATTGGCCTTGTTGGTCATAGCGGTTCCGGAAAAACGACGCTGACAAGACTTCTCCTCCGATTCTCTGATCTAGATAAAGGCATGATCACTATTGACGGGCAAGAGATTTCAAAAGTTACCCAAGCAAGTCTACGTAAAAATATCGCCTACGTTCCTCAAGAACCACTCCTTTTTCATCGTTCACTCCGTGAAAACATTGCGTATGGCAAACCAGATGCAACCGATGATGAAATTCGTAGCGCAGCCAAAAAAGCGCATGCTACTGAATTCATCGATAAGCTGCCTCAAGGTTTAGACACGATGGTCGGCGAACGCGGCGTTAAGCTATCAGGCGGACAACGACAACGCATCGCGATCGCCCGTGCTTTGCTTAAAGACGCTCAAATTCTCGTCCTCGACGAAGCAACCTCCGCATTAGACAGTGAGAGCGAAAAGCTTATCCAGGCAAGCCTTAGTGAGCTCATGAAAAACCGTACGGCTATCGTCATCGCTCACCGCCTTTCAACAATTCAAAAGATGGATCGAATCGTTGTTCTTGAAAACGGGGTTATCGTAGAAGACGGATCGCATGGTGAACTATTAAAACGAAAAGGTATCTACGCGCAATTGTGGGCGCATCAATCAGGAGGGTTCATCGATGAATAAAAAATCCAAGAGTAACTTTGAACAACAAACTATTCGTATATTTTGGAATATAATTTTAAAGAATAAAAAACTATTTCTGCTTTCTCTTATCTACTTCGTTGGTGTCATTGGCGTCGGTGTTATGGTTCCTTTCTTAGTTAGCTCAACACTTGCAAACTTAGCGACTGGTCACACTGATGTCACGCAAAACCTATTGTGGCTTGGTGGCGTGGCCCTCGTTGGTGTGCTAGGAAACCTAATTGGCTTTACGAGCCTAATCCGGCTGCAGGCCAAATGCTCTTACGATGTCCTTGAACTGGCGATGACAACACTACTAAAACGAAGTACCGGTTTTCATGCAAATAATATTGGCGGGAAGTTAGTTAATAATGCCCTGGAATACCCTCAAGCGTTTAACCGCCTGCTCGACAGTATCTATATCAGTATTATTCCCTTTTTCCTTGTTATGGTGGTTGGAATTTCAATCGTTCTTAGTCACTCAATCGAAATGGGTCTTGCCCTTATTGCTATTGTCGTCATTACTGTTGGAATGATTATTATTGAAAGTATGCGCCGCTCCGGTCTTCGCGTTGATCGTAAAAAAGCTCAAAACAAAGTAATCGCTCATTTATCCGATACGGTCATCAACATTAATGCTGCCAAAACGTTTGCTAGGGAACGAGATGAATTAAATACACACCGATCTCTTAGCACTAATTTGCTTAATCTACGGCTAAAAGATTGGTCATCAACAGCACGTTCGGGTTCTTTACGCATGGGCATATTACTCGGTATGCAAGTTATTTTTATTGCCTATGTTGCGCACCTTATTCGTCAAGATCCTTCAATTCTTGCTATTGGCATATTCTCATTTACCTACACGATATCTTTAACTAGTAAATTGTTCGAGGTTGGCACCATGATTCGCAACATTGAAGAGTCGTTCCTTCAGTCCGCATCTATGACCGAAATACTTCTACAAGATAGTGAGATCATTGATGCGAAAGATGCGAAATCTTTAGATGTAAAAGAAGCCGTAATCGACCTGAAAGACGTGACTTTTGCCTACCAGGATTCATCACAGCATGAAGAGGTATTTAGTAACTTAAACCTCCGTATTCCCGCTGGCCAACGTATTGGACTGGTTGGGCCAAGTGGCGGTGGAAAGTC is a window of Candidatus Saccharimonadales bacterium DNA encoding:
- the secG gene encoding preprotein translocase subunit SecG encodes the protein MNIDSILQVVTIGSAILMLLAILLQQRGASLGAGFGSSGELYTTRRGLDKNLFEATIVMSVVFVLSILVGLLLPAFKL
- a CDS encoding phage holin family protein, whose amino-acid sequence is MKRQFFVFIVRWILNSIGLWIAVRIFGTGYSDADLTANAWVFLGAGLIFSVINSILRPIVIILSLPAILLTLGLFTIVVNGLMVYVSIKLAPGLNMMFWNSVLTGIVLSLVNYIVSSALDLQYAHQQEKR
- a CDS encoding Xaa-Pro aminopeptidase, whose amino-acid sequence is MTTDFFKANRDSIASQLKGGLIVASAYAGMQRGNDTAFKFEQEANFWWLTGIEVPDWWVIIDGTRGKSWLVAPSLSDSRVIFDGSLSVEDAIKASGVDAVISRDDALMMLRTLAKKHSVVHTIGEQPYAEYLDFTLNPAAKKLHELLERTFNSVSDCRKELASLRAIKQPEEIAAMKQAINLTISAFENVRNNLDQFTYEYEVEAEFSYVFKKQGAAGHAYDPIVAFGSNACTLHYIDNNSRLKKRSLLLLDIGARMSGYAADITRTYALGEPTKRQMAVHQAVQAAQQKIIRLIKPDLLVEEYQQKVDAIMTDALLSLALMKSRDDEKNYRKYFPHAVSHGLGIDVHDSLGQPKYLRPGMVLTVEPGIYIPEEGIGVRIEDDILVTGKGHTNLTARLSTDL
- a CDS encoding prepilin-type N-terminal cleavage/methylation domain-containing protein; the protein is MHKNKGFTLVEIIVIISVIAILVTVVIVSVGNWRKSTAETEVKSDLRSLSGAMEAARNFNNGYPTSIPSTFTSSDNVTVTYDSGNSANYCVDAVSTADSTVKYHIDTAATGREPQAGIC
- a CDS encoding excinuclease ABC subunit UvrC; this encodes MNAKLESKLKTLPRSPGVYFHKSADGEIIYVGKAAVLKNRVKQYFQNTRDMDVKTRALVAEIHDTDWTETESEIDALFLESEMVKRYMPRYNILLRDDKSQTFVRIDMKSEWPHVEFTRNPADDGAEYFGPYYNGYAVKKALRYLRKVFPYYTKVPNENTRPDLDVHIGLSPHPNVPSSEYKESLRRLIRYFQGGRKALVSELEKEMHIAAKLHDFENAAILRNKINNLRELQRRIMFGDKEFLNISKDKALSDLRDLLGLKKTPARIEGYDISHMGGTNVVASMVVFSNGVSDRANYRKFKTRIEQNDDYYNMYETLLRRTSEKNIKAWGTPDLILIDGGKGQLDAALRALEERQLNIPTISIAKREEEVIVHGSRSNIDNKKLSELMKEPIPGVTVMPSGEYYIVNLHAGQLNASSHSKNLRGAPLYSTYNDVTKLFQRIRDESHRFAVSYHTVLKRQKQTASSLEEIPGIGPATRKKLIRTFGSLRAVQSATPEQLSEAIGSAKAKLLSKYLPSS
- a CDS encoding ABC transporter ATP-binding protein; the protein is MDTIIETKGLTKRYADKAALDNLDITVHKGEVLGYLGPNGAGKTTTIRLLLGLIKPSAGLATIGGQSVWHNPAELHKDIAYVPGETSYWPNMTGKETLHFLANLHGVIDHEYQEELITKFDFDPNKKVRAYSKGNRQKIALIAALATRAELLIFDEPTSGLDPVMAKVFRDEVRTAKANGQTVFLSSHMLEEVEELCDRVAVLRDGRLVELGTLEELRHLSALTVEATFSSTPPDVTKIKNVTNVEVHDKYLRCNVHGAIDELLQVLAKAKPVTLLSRKPSLEELFLALYDGEEHGN
- a CDS encoding DUF5668 domain-containing protein — translated: MKSQITRFTAGLGIIVIGVVLLLANLDVAGFDEIARNGWPAIIIGVGILMFINDTKNYLWALLISGVGVALQLRELDIVTVNIFQLFWPAVIVIIGLSIIFNRAGSAKRVSKEKSDDVSAILGGIDHRNNSENYLGGQATAIMGGIKIDLRGVKIKEQATLNVFAFWGGVELIVPSDIVVKTKASCILGGIENKTNPETSKGAPVLYVTGDVIMAGVEIKN